A region from the Variovorax sp. RKNM96 genome encodes:
- a CDS encoding SDR family oxidoreductase, which yields MTLEQQTVVVVGGSSGVGLETVRRLAATGARVIATGRDNGKLQEAIGGMGAKVSGAAFDACDRGALDAFFEKTGPIDHLVLTLSGGEGAGEFVQLDLQSLRRGFEAKFWPQLEAAQAGARVLRKGGSITFVTAISARNSLPGTAGLAAINGALEAMLGSLARELKPSRVNAVSPGLVDTPWWNRVPAALKDDLFRQQVETLPVGRVGQPQDVAHAIQFLIENGYTTGTVIECDGGLRLV from the coding sequence ATGACTTTGGAACAACAGACAGTGGTGGTCGTCGGCGGCTCGTCGGGCGTGGGGCTCGAGACCGTGCGGCGGCTTGCGGCGACGGGTGCGCGCGTCATCGCGACCGGGCGCGACAACGGCAAGTTGCAGGAAGCGATCGGCGGCATGGGCGCGAAGGTGAGCGGCGCGGCCTTCGATGCCTGCGACCGCGGTGCGCTCGATGCCTTCTTCGAGAAGACGGGGCCCATCGATCACCTCGTGCTCACGCTCAGCGGCGGCGAGGGCGCGGGCGAATTCGTGCAGCTCGATCTGCAATCGCTGCGGCGCGGCTTCGAGGCCAAGTTCTGGCCGCAGCTCGAAGCGGCACAGGCGGGTGCGCGCGTGTTGCGGAAGGGCGGCAGCATCACTTTCGTGACGGCGATCTCGGCGCGCAATTCGCTGCCCGGTACGGCGGGGCTGGCCGCGATCAATGGCGCGCTCGAAGCGATGCTCGGCAGCCTGGCGCGGGAGCTGAAACCGAGCCGGGTGAACGCCGTGTCACCGGGCCTGGTCGACACGCCCTGGTGGAACCGCGTGCCCGCTGCGCTCAAGGACGACCTGTTCCGCCAGCAGGTCGAGACCCTGCCCGTCGGCCGCGTGGGCCAGCCGCAGGACGTGGCGCATGCGATCCAGTTCCTGATCGAGAACGGCTACACCACGGGCACGGTGATCGAATGCGACGGCGGGCTTCGCCTGGTCTGA
- a CDS encoding MFS transporter has product MNPAPSAAQQGAAARPSSTTASSSKFATVLRVTGGNFMEMFDFFLFGFYATQISKAFFPAGNEFASLMLTFMTFGAGFLMRPLGAIFLGAYVDRVGRRKGLIVTLALMAVGTLLIACVPAYATIGLAAPLLVLIGRLLQGFSAGVELGGVSVYLSEMATPGRKGFYVSWQSASQQVAIIVAAALGYWLNVTFTSQEIGDFYWRVPFFVGCLIVPVLFVIRRSLQETEEFMARKHRPDAREIFQSMVANWGLVVAGMMLVSMTTVSFYLITVYTPTFGKSVLHLSTTDALVVTLCVAVSNFIWLPIMGALSDRVGRKPLLILFTVLTILTAYPSLKWLVGAPSFARMLEVELWLSFLYASYNGAMVVALTEVMPVNVRTAGFSLAYSLATALFGGFTPAIATGLIEMTGDKGAPGLWMTAAAICGLIATLVLYRRNVSPADSRRVPVV; this is encoded by the coding sequence ATGAATCCTGCGCCCTCCGCTGCGCAACAAGGCGCGGCCGCCCGCCCTTCTTCCACCACGGCTTCCTCCTCGAAATTCGCCACCGTCCTGCGCGTGACCGGCGGCAACTTCATGGAGATGTTCGACTTCTTTTTGTTCGGCTTCTACGCCACGCAGATCTCGAAGGCGTTCTTCCCCGCGGGCAACGAATTCGCCTCGCTGATGCTCACTTTCATGACCTTCGGCGCGGGCTTCCTGATGCGTCCGCTGGGCGCGATTTTTCTCGGCGCGTATGTCGACCGCGTCGGCCGCCGCAAGGGCCTGATCGTCACGCTCGCGCTGATGGCCGTCGGCACGCTGCTGATCGCCTGCGTGCCGGCCTACGCGACCATCGGCCTTGCGGCGCCGCTGCTGGTGCTCATCGGCCGGCTGCTGCAGGGCTTCTCGGCGGGCGTGGAACTGGGCGGCGTGTCGGTGTACCTCTCGGAGATGGCCACGCCGGGCCGCAAGGGCTTCTACGTGAGCTGGCAGTCGGCCAGCCAGCAGGTGGCCATCATCGTGGCGGCCGCGCTCGGCTACTGGCTCAACGTGACCTTCACCTCGCAGGAGATCGGCGACTTCTACTGGCGCGTGCCCTTCTTCGTCGGCTGCCTGATCGTGCCGGTGCTCTTCGTCATCCGCCGCTCGCTGCAGGAGACCGAGGAGTTCATGGCGCGCAAGCACCGCCCCGATGCGCGCGAGATCTTCCAGTCGATGGTTGCGAACTGGGGCCTCGTGGTCGCCGGGATGATGCTGGTGTCGATGACCACCGTGTCGTTCTACCTGATCACGGTCTACACGCCGACCTTCGGCAAGTCGGTGCTGCACCTGAGCACGACCGATGCGCTCGTCGTCACGCTGTGCGTGGCCGTCTCCAACTTCATCTGGCTGCCGATCATGGGCGCGCTGTCGGACCGCGTGGGGCGCAAGCCGCTGCTGATTTTGTTCACGGTGCTGACCATCCTCACCGCCTATCCGTCGCTCAAGTGGCTGGTCGGCGCGCCGAGCTTCGCGCGCATGCTCGAAGTGGAGCTGTGGCTGTCGTTCCTCTACGCGAGCTACAACGGCGCGATGGTGGTGGCGCTGACCGAAGTGATGCCGGTGAATGTGCGCACCGCCGGCTTCTCGCTGGCCTACAGCCTGGCGACGGCGCTGTTCGGCGGCTTCACCCCGGCCATCGCGACGGGGCTCATCGAGATGACCGGCGACAAGGGCGCGCCCGGCCTGTGGATGACGGCGGCCGCCATCTGCGGGCTGATCGCCACGCTGGTGCTCTACCGGCGCAACGTGAGTCCGGCGGATTCGCGGCGCGTGCCGGTGGTCTGA
- a CDS encoding redoxin domain-containing protein, with product MSLSPISDSRSLRAARHARAALSRASRRAVVAAAVALGGAFLMGNAFAAPAVGQKAPDFVAVDTTGAKHKLSDFAGKFVVLEWTNPGCPFVRKHYGSGNMPATQKAATDKGVVWLAINSTERAASDYLKADALDAWMKSQSAAPTAVLMDEDGVIGQVYGARTTPHIFIIDPKGVLVYAGGIDSIASARADDIKTATNYVNQALGEAFGGKPISAATTRPYGCSIKYKA from the coding sequence ATGTCTCTCTCGCCAATCTCCGACTCGCGTTCCCTTCGTGCCGCGCGCCATGCCCGCGCCGCCCTGAGCCGAGCCTCCCGCCGTGCCGTCGTCGCCGCCGCTGTCGCGCTGGGCGGGGCCTTCCTGATGGGCAACGCCTTCGCCGCACCGGCCGTGGGCCAGAAGGCGCCCGACTTCGTGGCCGTCGACACCACCGGCGCCAAGCACAAGCTCTCGGACTTCGCCGGCAAGTTCGTCGTGCTCGAATGGACCAACCCCGGCTGCCCCTTCGTGCGCAAGCACTACGGCAGCGGCAACATGCCCGCCACGCAGAAGGCCGCGACCGACAAGGGCGTGGTGTGGCTCGCCATCAACTCCACCGAGCGCGCCGCGAGCGACTACCTGAAGGCCGACGCGCTCGATGCCTGGATGAAGTCGCAATCGGCCGCGCCCACCGCGGTGCTGATGGACGAGGACGGCGTCATCGGCCAGGTCTACGGCGCGCGCACCACGCCGCACATCTTCATCATCGATCCCAAGGGCGTGCTGGTGTATGCGGGCGGCATCGACAGCATCGCGTCGGCGCGCGCGGACGACATCAAGACCGCGACCAACTACGTGAACCAGGCGCTGGGCGAAGCCTTCGGCGGCAAGCCGATCTCGGCGGCCACGACGCGGCCTTACGGCTGCTCGATCAAATACAAAGCCTGA
- a CDS encoding thioredoxin family protein — protein sequence MILSRIHFATLLIAISAASMPAAAQLASKTGAVVTTPHVRAELIAHAPDGVSPGAQAWVGLQITHQPEWHTYWKNAGDSGLPTELTWTLPAGVSTGEIAWPVPEKIPVGNLANYGYENTVLLPVPLEVSTLYKPPMALAGGTPAMDVKLKASWLVCRKECIPEEGEFTLSLPLQGSTALHKAEFDAAQAAQPQPLAKPGGIEVNGNNLQVRLEGLPAAVQGKTLAFFPETPEVIRTAAVSGKDWTQSWQGNTWTATMPLADQRSASPTVMPVVVALAEADRQPGQPVAWRTEAPVAGAWPAAATPVRAEVSPALQAALTANAANAAASASPTDLPAQPAGTFAMALLGALLGGLLLNLMPCVFPILAIKVLGFARQAGNASAHRKAGLAYTGGVMLSFLALGGAMLALRAAGAQLGWGFQLQSPGVVAALAALFTLIGLNLVGVFEFGHAVPSSMCTAQAKHPLANDFLSGVLAVVIASPCTAPFMGVSLGFAIGLPAAQALLLFAALGLGLALPYLVAGFVPAIAHLLPKPGPWMGTLRRLLAFPMFATVAWLVWILGQQSGIDGAGTLLALLVCLAAIVWAFTLRGRTRLVIATVLIAFTAVLTGAIGRNVLQVVEPAKLAAASTANQRWQPWSAERVSELSRAGQPVFIDFTAAWCVTCQYNKKRTLADAEVLADFDAKKVAMLRADWTRRDPAITAALTALGRSGVPVYVLQAPGKAPVVLTEILGKDEVRAALAAL from the coding sequence ATGATCCTCTCGCGCATTCATTTCGCTACGCTTCTGATAGCAATCTCCGCAGCCAGCATGCCGGCTGCGGCGCAACTGGCTTCCAAGACCGGGGCCGTCGTCACCACCCCCCATGTACGCGCCGAACTGATTGCGCATGCGCCCGACGGCGTTTCACCCGGCGCACAGGCCTGGGTCGGCCTGCAGATCACCCATCAGCCCGAGTGGCACACCTACTGGAAGAACGCCGGCGATTCGGGCCTCCCCACCGAGCTGACCTGGACGCTGCCCGCCGGCGTCTCGACCGGCGAGATCGCCTGGCCGGTGCCCGAGAAGATCCCGGTCGGCAACCTCGCCAACTACGGCTACGAGAACACCGTGCTGCTGCCGGTGCCGCTGGAAGTGTCGACGCTCTACAAGCCGCCGATGGCTCTCGCCGGCGGCACGCCCGCGATGGACGTGAAGCTCAAGGCCTCCTGGCTGGTCTGCCGCAAGGAATGCATCCCCGAAGAGGGCGAATTCACCCTCTCGCTGCCGCTGCAGGGCTCGACCGCGCTGCACAAGGCCGAGTTCGACGCCGCGCAGGCTGCTCAGCCCCAACCGCTGGCCAAGCCGGGCGGCATCGAGGTCAATGGCAACAACCTGCAAGTCAGGCTCGAAGGGCTGCCGGCCGCCGTGCAAGGCAAGACGCTGGCGTTCTTCCCCGAGACCCCCGAGGTGATCCGCACCGCGGCCGTCTCCGGCAAGGACTGGACCCAGAGCTGGCAAGGCAACACCTGGACCGCGACGATGCCGCTGGCCGACCAGCGCAGCGCGAGCCCGACGGTGATGCCGGTGGTGGTCGCACTCGCCGAGGCCGATCGCCAGCCGGGCCAGCCGGTGGCGTGGCGCACGGAAGCGCCGGTCGCAGGCGCATGGCCCGCCGCCGCCACGCCGGTGCGCGCCGAGGTCTCGCCCGCCCTGCAGGCCGCACTCACCGCCAATGCAGCCAACGCGGCCGCATCGGCATCGCCCACCGACCTGCCCGCCCAACCCGCCGGCACCTTCGCCATGGCCCTGCTGGGCGCGCTGCTCGGCGGCCTGCTGCTGAACTTGATGCCCTGCGTGTTCCCGATCCTCGCGATCAAGGTGCTGGGCTTCGCGCGGCAGGCGGGCAACGCCAGTGCGCACCGCAAGGCGGGCCTCGCGTACACCGGCGGTGTGATGCTGTCGTTCCTCGCGCTCGGCGGCGCCATGCTCGCGCTGCGCGCGGCCGGCGCACAGCTCGGCTGGGGTTTCCAGCTGCAGTCGCCGGGCGTGGTGGCGGCGCTGGCGGCGCTCTTCACGCTGATCGGCCTCAATCTCGTGGGCGTGTTCGAGTTCGGCCACGCAGTGCCGTCGTCGATGTGCACCGCGCAAGCCAAGCATCCGCTGGCCAACGACTTCCTCTCCGGCGTGCTCGCCGTGGTGATCGCCTCGCCCTGCACCGCACCGTTCATGGGCGTGTCGCTCGGCTTCGCGATCGGCCTGCCGGCCGCGCAGGCGCTGCTGCTGTTCGCGGCGCTGGGCCTCGGGCTCGCGCTGCCGTATCTCGTGGCCGGCTTCGTGCCTGCCATCGCGCATCTGCTGCCCAAGCCGGGCCCTTGGATGGGCACGCTGCGCCGCCTGCTGGCCTTCCCGATGTTCGCCACCGTGGCCTGGCTGGTGTGGATTCTCGGCCAGCAAAGCGGCATCGACGGTGCGGGCACGCTGCTCGCGCTGCTGGTGTGCCTGGCGGCCATCGTCTGGGCGTTCACGCTGCGCGGCCGCACGCGGCTCGTGATTGCCACTGTGCTGATCGCCTTCACCGCCGTGCTGACCGGCGCCATCGGCCGCAACGTGCTGCAGGTCGTGGAGCCGGCCAAGCTGGCTGCAGCAAGCACCGCGAACCAACGCTGGCAACCGTGGTCGGCCGAGCGCGTGAGCGAGCTCTCGAGGGCCGGCCAACCGGTGTTCATCGACTTCACCGCCGCCTGGTGCGTGACCTGCCAGTACAACAAGAAGCGCACGCTGGCCGATGCCGAGGTGCTGGCCGATTTCGATGCCAAGAAGGTCGCGATGCTGCGCGCCGACTGGACCCGCCGCGACCCCGCCATCACCGCCGCGCTCACCGCGCTCGGCCGCAGCGGCGTGCCGGTCTACGTGCTGCAGGCGCCGGGCAAGGCGCCGGTGGTGCTGACCGAAATCCTGGGTAAAGACGAGGTCCGCGCCGCACTCGCCGCGCTTTGA
- a CDS encoding alanyl-tRNA editing protein, translating to MTDDLFRADAYLRACEARILRIDETGIVLDRTVFYPLGGGQAGDSGVLALADGREILIADTRKAKNEEGLPTHEFLHVPAPEQAELLAALKPGDTVTARLDWERRHRLMRFHTASHLLCHLVPVPVNGCSITPDYARIDFHMTDPLDKEALTAGLARLVEAAHPLTVGAITDEELDANPALVKSMSVQPPRGTGTVRTIRIGGEGETQIDFQPCGGTHVANTAEIGAVVVTKIEKKSANSRRVVLGWAAAAA from the coding sequence ATGACCGACGACCTGTTCCGTGCCGACGCCTACCTGCGCGCCTGCGAAGCCCGCATCCTGCGCATCGACGAGACCGGCATCGTGCTGGACCGCACCGTGTTCTATCCGCTGGGCGGCGGGCAGGCTGGAGACAGCGGCGTGCTGGCCCTGGCCGACGGCCGCGAAATCCTCATCGCCGACACCCGCAAGGCCAAGAACGAAGAGGGCCTTCCCACCCACGAATTCCTCCATGTGCCGGCGCCCGAACAGGCCGAGCTGCTGGCCGCGCTGAAGCCCGGCGACACCGTCACCGCCCGCCTCGACTGGGAGCGCCGCCACCGGCTGATGCGCTTTCACACCGCCTCCCACCTGCTGTGCCACCTCGTGCCGGTGCCGGTGAATGGCTGCTCGATCACGCCCGACTACGCGCGCATCGATTTCCACATGACCGACCCGCTCGACAAGGAAGCGCTCACCGCCGGCCTCGCCCGGCTGGTCGAGGCCGCGCACCCGCTGACGGTGGGTGCCATCACCGACGAGGAGCTCGACGCGAACCCGGCCCTCGTCAAGAGCATGAGCGTGCAGCCGCCGCGCGGCACGGGCACGGTGCGCACCATCCGCATCGGCGGCGAAGGTGAAACGCAGATCGACTTCCAGCCCTGCGGCGGCACGCATGTTGCAAATACCGCCGAGATCGGGGCCGTGGTCGTCACCAAGATCGAGAAGAAAAGCGCGAACAGCCGGCGCGTGGTGCTGGGCTGGGCCGCCGCGGCAGCCTGA
- a CDS encoding sorbosone dehydrogenase family protein, which yields MKAPQQAPTRIGSSIWQLSILAVAAALLAGCGEAAKLTPEVTTGPRPQLAEPNKTLIPTVNVAPAVGWTDTATPTPAEGLRVTALARGLDHPRWVYTLPNGDVLVAESNKPPKPGGSNDGGSGPIAQIRNWVMGKVMGRAGAGVPSANRITLLRDADGDGVAEVKQVFMTNLMSPYGMALVGNELFIANADALVKVPYTEGETSVKVNPTLVTQLPAGINHHWTKNVIANADGTKLYVTVGSNSNIGENGLAAEEGRAAIWEVDAKTGEKRLFASGLRNPNGMGWDPDTNALWTVVNERDEIGSDLVPDYLTSVKEGAFYGWPWTYYGGIVDARVTPQNPDMAAKAIAPDYALGSHVAPLGMAFSHARGMPPEFASGVFIGEHGSWNRKPKSGYKVVFVPFIGGKPSGPPVDILTGFLTADEKAQGRPVGVALDKSGALLVADDVGNAVWRVSRAKPN from the coding sequence ATGAAAGCTCCGCAGCAAGCCCCCACCCGCATCGGCTCTTCGATCTGGCAGTTGTCCATCCTGGCCGTTGCGGCCGCATTGCTCGCGGGCTGCGGCGAGGCCGCCAAGCTGACCCCCGAGGTCACGACCGGCCCCCGCCCGCAACTGGCCGAGCCGAACAAGACCCTGATTCCCACCGTCAACGTGGCGCCCGCCGTCGGCTGGACCGACACCGCCACGCCCACTCCCGCCGAAGGCCTGCGGGTAACCGCCCTGGCGCGCGGCCTCGACCACCCGCGCTGGGTCTACACCCTGCCCAACGGCGACGTGCTGGTGGCCGAGAGCAACAAGCCGCCCAAGCCCGGCGGCAGCAACGATGGCGGTAGCGGCCCGATCGCCCAGATCCGCAACTGGGTCATGGGCAAGGTCATGGGCCGCGCGGGCGCGGGCGTGCCCAGCGCCAACCGCATCACCCTGCTGCGCGATGCCGACGGCGACGGCGTGGCCGAGGTCAAGCAGGTCTTCATGACCAACCTGATGTCGCCCTACGGCATGGCGCTGGTGGGCAACGAGCTCTTCATCGCGAATGCCGATGCGCTCGTGAAGGTGCCCTACACCGAGGGCGAGACCTCGGTGAAGGTCAATCCCACGCTGGTCACGCAATTGCCCGCGGGCATCAACCACCACTGGACCAAGAACGTGATCGCCAACGCCGACGGCACGAAGCTCTACGTGACGGTCGGCTCCAACAGCAACATCGGCGAGAACGGCCTCGCGGCCGAGGAAGGCCGCGCCGCGATCTGGGAGGTCGACGCGAAGACCGGCGAGAAGCGCCTCTTCGCGAGCGGCCTGCGCAACCCCAACGGCATGGGCTGGGACCCCGACACCAACGCCCTGTGGACCGTGGTGAACGAACGCGACGAGATCGGCAGCGACCTCGTGCCCGACTACCTCACCTCGGTGAAGGAGGGCGCGTTCTACGGCTGGCCCTGGACCTACTACGGCGGCATCGTCGATGCGCGCGTGACGCCGCAGAACCCCGACATGGCGGCCAAGGCCATCGCGCCCGACTACGCGCTGGGTTCGCACGTCGCGCCGCTGGGCATGGCCTTCTCGCACGCACGCGGCATGCCGCCGGAGTTCGCGAGCGGCGTCTTCATCGGCGAGCACGGCTCGTGGAACCGCAAGCCCAAGTCGGGCTACAAGGTGGTGTTCGTGCCCTTCATCGGCGGCAAGCCGAGCGGGCCGCCGGTGGACATCCTCACGGGCTTCCTCACCGCCGACGAAAAGGCCCAGGGCCGGCCGGTGGGCGTGGCGCTCGACAAGAGCGGCGCGCTGCTGGTGGCCGACGACGTGGGCAACGCGGTGTGGCGCGTGTCGCGCGCCAAGCCGAACTAG
- a CDS encoding LacI family DNA-binding transcriptional regulator gives MSTNPSPRANIKDVAREAGVSPTTVSHALNARGQVDAETRARVEQAALKLGYRPNRNAQRLRTGEAHMIVLLSSMPFAVAGGPSRLGFMMEVAAVAAAEALNRSLALVLAPPMESGRMPMELLDVDGALVIEPSAGDANLEYLVRRGLPVVAIGKPAEGPAMPPYVDIHSAQTTQLLLDHLHEQGARKVAMILGAAQRNSYVEARAAYERFAAGRGQPALLSLIDEASGERGGKEAALALLAAHPDIDAFCIPVDAFASGAVTAITESGRRIPQDVMVATRYDGPRARTCVPPLTAVDLHLEEVAQQAIALLFDHLRGDRSRQRVEGPVAQLVARESSARRGQSA, from the coding sequence ATGAGCACCAACCCATCGCCGCGGGCAAACATCAAGGACGTGGCCCGGGAAGCCGGCGTGTCGCCGACCACGGTCTCCCATGCGCTCAACGCGCGCGGCCAGGTCGACGCCGAGACCCGCGCGCGCGTCGAGCAGGCCGCCCTGAAGCTGGGCTACCGCCCCAACCGGAATGCCCAGCGGCTGCGCACGGGCGAGGCGCACATGATCGTGCTGCTGTCGTCGATGCCCTTCGCGGTGGCCGGCGGCCCGTCGCGCCTGGGCTTCATGATGGAAGTGGCGGCCGTAGCCGCGGCCGAGGCGCTGAACCGCAGCCTCGCGCTGGTGCTGGCGCCGCCCATGGAAAGCGGGCGGATGCCGATGGAGCTGCTGGACGTGGACGGGGCCCTGGTGATCGAGCCCTCCGCGGGCGATGCGAACCTCGAATACCTCGTGCGCCGGGGCTTGCCGGTGGTGGCCATCGGCAAGCCGGCGGAAGGCCCCGCCATGCCGCCGTACGTCGACATCCATTCCGCACAGACGACGCAGCTGCTGCTCGACCACCTGCATGAACAGGGCGCGCGCAAGGTCGCGATGATCCTGGGCGCCGCGCAGCGCAATTCCTATGTCGAGGCCCGGGCGGCGTACGAGCGCTTCGCCGCGGGGCGCGGCCAGCCCGCGCTGCTGTCGCTGATCGACGAGGCCAGCGGCGAGCGCGGCGGCAAGGAGGCCGCGCTGGCGCTCCTGGCGGCCCACCCCGACATCGACGCGTTCTGCATCCCGGTGGACGCCTTCGCCTCGGGCGCGGTGACGGCCATCACCGAATCGGGCCGGCGCATTCCACAGGACGTGATGGTCGCCACCCGCTACGACGGCCCGCGCGCGCGCACCTGCGTGCCGCCCCTCACCGCGGTGGACCTGCACCTGGAAGAAGTCGCGCAGCAGGCCATCGCGCTGCTGTTCGACCACCTGCGCGGCGACCGGAGCCGCCAGCGCGTCGAAGGGCCGGTGGCGCAGCTTGTGGCGCGCGAGTCGTCCGCGCGCCGCGGCCAGTCAGCCTAG
- a CDS encoding solute carrier family 23 protein gives MSRVSDAPAVDAVLPVSQLLLFGLQHVLVMAAVPITSVFLVAKALGLPAALTVNLISATFLMCGLGTLLQSFGPWKFGARLPFVMVPGGAPIVMFVTIAQQRDLQTASGAVILTALFYFLVLPVFARCLRYFPKIVIGTLLLLVSINLVKVYGGIIAGKAGTPTFADPVNIGLALATIGFTVLFARLFKGTLGQLAVLLGLLAGTVLAALCGLMDFGAVAAGPLWSAPTLLPFGFPRFDLVAAVPLLIFSVISMVEATGQTVAVAEVVGRKIDPRDAVPRTIRGDALMSLAGGFFGTSMIITSGENIGIVRATQVRSRYVTAAAGAILILIALSAPLGRLASAIPAAVVGGTAMVVFAIIGTMGIDMLRKIDLHERGNMFVLAGALTMGLLPIVVPGLYSRFPDTLQLVLGNGLAMGSLTAVLLNMLFNRTHAEPSATAGPLEPAASADPTEMARASH, from the coding sequence ATGTCCCGTGTTTCCGACGCCCCTGCCGTCGACGCCGTGCTGCCCGTTTCGCAACTGCTGCTGTTCGGCCTGCAGCACGTGCTGGTGATGGCGGCCGTGCCCATCACCTCCGTGTTCCTCGTGGCCAAGGCGCTGGGCCTGCCGGCGGCACTCACGGTCAACCTCATCAGCGCCACCTTCCTCATGTGCGGCCTGGGGACGCTGTTGCAGTCGTTCGGGCCCTGGAAGTTCGGCGCAAGGCTGCCTTTCGTGATGGTGCCGGGCGGCGCGCCGATCGTGATGTTCGTGACCATCGCGCAGCAGCGCGACCTGCAGACCGCCTCGGGCGCGGTGATTCTCACGGCGCTCTTCTATTTCCTCGTCCTGCCGGTCTTCGCGCGGTGCCTCAGGTACTTTCCGAAGATCGTCATCGGCACGCTGCTGCTGCTGGTGTCGATCAACCTCGTGAAGGTGTATGGCGGAATCATTGCCGGCAAGGCCGGCACGCCCACCTTCGCGGACCCGGTGAACATCGGCCTGGCGCTCGCGACCATCGGCTTCACGGTGCTGTTCGCGCGGCTCTTCAAGGGCACGCTCGGCCAGCTCGCCGTGCTGCTGGGGCTGCTCGCCGGCACGGTGCTCGCCGCGCTCTGCGGGCTGATGGACTTCGGCGCCGTCGCGGCCGGCCCGCTCTGGAGCGCCCCGACGCTGCTGCCGTTCGGCTTTCCGCGCTTCGACCTCGTGGCGGCCGTGCCGCTGCTGATCTTCAGCGTGATCTCGATGGTCGAGGCCACCGGCCAGACGGTGGCGGTGGCCGAGGTGGTGGGCCGCAAGATCGATCCGCGCGATGCGGTGCCGCGCACCATCCGGGGCGATGCGCTGATGTCGCTGGCGGGCGGCTTCTTCGGCACCTCGATGATCATCACCAGCGGCGAGAACATCGGCATCGTGCGCGCCACGCAGGTGCGCTCGCGCTACGTGACGGCAGCGGCCGGTGCGATCCTGATCCTCATCGCCCTGTCGGCGCCGCTCGGCCGGCTGGCCAGCGCCATTCCCGCGGCCGTGGTCGGGGGCACCGCGATGGTGGTGTTCGCGATCATCGGCACGATGGGCATCGACATGCTGCGCAAGATCGACCTGCACGAGCGCGGCAACATGTTCGTGCTGGCCGGCGCGCTCACCATGGGCCTGTTGCCCATCGTCGTGCCGGGCCTGTACAGCCGCTTTCCCGACACGCTGCAGCTGGTGCTGGGCAACGGGCTGGCCATGGGCTCGCTCACCGCGGTGCTGCTGAACATGCTCTTCAACCGCACGCACGCCGAACCCTCCGCAACGGCCGGGCCCCTCGAGCCTGCCGCGTCCGCCGATCCCACCGAAATGGCGCGGGCTTCGCACTGA